The sequence below is a genomic window from Dehalococcoidia bacterium.
GCCTCACCGGGCTATTGGAAAACTTCCGCCTTTGCGCTACTATTTGGATAACTTTGTCACTAACCCCCAAAAATCCAATATGTACTGGACTCTTACACCTGCTTTACCCAGCAAGTGTTTTCGGCTAAAATGTCTGCAAGCGAGGAGAGGTGTCCGAGTGGTTCATGGTGCCGCTCTCGAAAAGCGGTTCCCGAGCAATCGGGACGTGGGTTCGAATCCCACCCTCTCCGCCACTCTTATTATTCTTCTGCGTGACTTCCACTTTTCTTCCCATATAGGCTATAATAAAAGCGTTTAGCGCGGAGAGGTACTGCAGTGGTTTAACAGGCACGCCTGGAAAGCGTGTGTCGGGCGCAAGTCTGACCGCGGGTTCGAATCCCGCCCTCTCCGCCATCAGCAACTCCTTTCATCTGGTGGTTTGACAAATCAAAAACAATCCTTTATAGTCTTTTCAATTTGATATCTGAAAGGCTGAGAACAAGAATAGTAAGCCTTCGAGCGGAGCCCAGAGAGCCGGGCAAGGTGTGAGCCGGTGCTAGCGCAGAGACTGAATGGACTTGGGAGCCGCCACCCGAAATCCGATAGCGGATAGTAGGTCTGGACGTGAGGGGAGCGTTATCTAACCCCGGGGTATCTTGCGCAAGCGACGTACCCGAATGAGATGTCCGCCTCATGCGGACGAAGAAGGGTGGCACCGCATTAGGAAGCCTCCTGCCCCTTCAAGGGTGGGAGGCTTTTTTATTTTAAGGAGGTCGCTATGCAGCTATGGCGCTGGCCCGCAGGGGCCAAGATTAATTAAGCAACAGAGGTTTTTCTAAACTGATAGAATTTTAGAATATAGAAAAGGAGAGAAAAATGGATAGCATCAAGTTCATCTTGTCAGAAAAGGACATGCCTACCCGGTGGTATAACATCCAGGCCGACCTGCCCGAGCCGCTGCCGCCCTATCTGCACCCGGGCACCAAGCAGCCGCTGGGCCCGTCCGACCTGGCGCCTCTATTCCCCATGGAGCTCATCAAGCAGGAGGTCAGCCAGGAGCGCTACATTGACATCCCCGAAGAGGTGCAGAAAATATACCGCCAGTACCGCCCCACGCCGCTTTACCGCGCGCGACGGCTGGAGAAAGCGCTCGACACCCCGGCTCACATCTATTACAAGTTCGAGGATGTCAGTCCGGCCGGCTCCCATAAGCCCAACACCGCCATCCCCCAGGCCTATTACAACAAACAGGAGGGCATCAAACGCCTTACCACCGAGACCGGCGCCGGGCAGTGGGGCAGCTCGCTGGCCTTTGCCTGCAGCCTCTTCGGCCTCGAGCTCAAGGTTTACATGGTCAAGGTCAGCTACAATCAAAAACCTTACCGCCGCATGATGATGGAAACCTGGGGCGCCAAGTGCGTGCCCAGCCCCAGCAACGATACCAACTCCGGGCGCGCCGCACTGGCCGCCGACCCCAACAACCCCGGCAGTCTGGGGCTGGCCATCAGCGAAGCCGTGGAGGATGCCGGCCCGCGCGAGGATACCCATTACTCGCTGGGCAGCGTGCTCAACCATGTTCTGATGCACCAGACAGTCATCGGACAGGAGTGCCAGAAACAAATGGAGATGGCCGGCGAATACCCTGATGTGGTCATCGCCTGCGTCGGCGGCGGCTCCAACTTCGGCGGCATCGCGCTGCCCTTCGTCCACGACAAGCTGGCTAAGGGAAAAAAGACGCGCATCGTCGCCGTCGAGCCATCGAGCTGCCCGTCGCTGACCAAGGGATTGTATGCCTATGATTTCGGTGACGTGGCCGGCCTGGCTCCCATCGCCAAGATGTTCACCCTGGGCAGCCATTTCATGCCGCCTCCGGTGCACGCCGGCGGCCTGCGCTACCACGGCATGGCGCCCATCGTGAGCCACCTGCACAAGCTGGGCATCATCGAGGCCAGAGCGGTCAACCAGCTGGCCACCTTCGAGGCCGGCATCACCTTTGCCCGCAGCGAGGGATTCATCAGCGCGCCCGAAACCAACCACGCCATCCGCGCCGCCATCGACGAGGCCATCAAATGCCGCGAGTCCGGCGAAAAGAAGGTCATACTCTTCAACCACAGCGGCCACGGCCACTTCGATATGTCGGCCTACGACGCCTACCTGTCCGGCAAGCTTACCGACTACGAATACCCCGCCGAAAAGGTCAAAGAAGCGCTGGCCTGCCTGCCTTCCGTATAACAGGGCTCCTACCAAACAACAAAAAGAAGGGGGGGCGGACAGCCCCCCTTCTTTTATTTTAATCCAGGCGAGTCTTAAGGCTGCTTGATAACGCCCAGCGTAATCGTGTGTCCGCCGAGCTTGTGTTCTTCGGTGCGGACGCCCTGAGGAGGGACCTCGAAGCGTATTTCACGAGAGAGCGTCTCGCGCTTAATGTAGGCGGCATAAGCCTGCATCACGTCCCGGACGTAATCATCGGACTGGTAGTAAGTAACTATATAGTCGGCGATTTCGAAACCGGCGGTCTTACGCATGGTCTGCAAGCGGTGCACGATTTCGCGCGTCAGGCCTTCCTTGGCCAGTTCCGGGGTGATATTGGTATCGACAGCCACCCCCAGCTCCCCCTCTTCGCAGAAGGCACTCAGAGTAGTAGCCGTTTCGTTTACACCAATCTCGTCCGAAAAAACCAGTGACTTGACGTTGAGCTCTTCCAGAATCTGGTCATCAGAGCGCTTCAGCCCCTTCTTCTCACTGGCCGACCTCACCCTGACAACGGCTGCATTGAGCGGCTGGCGTACTTTGATAGCGGTCTGCGCCCGTGCCGCGCGTCCCAGGCTGGAGACCTTCATGGCCAGCCGGATATCGGCGGATAGGTTCTCATCTATAAGGCTCTCGTCCGCCTTGGGGAAATCCGCCAGGTGTACGCTGTCCGGGGCATCGGGATAGACCGTTACCACCAGGTTCTGATACATCTCTTCTGCCAGGAAAGGCATGAACGGCGCCAGCAGTTTGGAGAGCGTCACCAGGCATTTATAAAGGGTCTGGTAGGCTGCCAGTTTATCTGTATCGCTCTCGCTCTTCCAGAAACGCCGCCGCGAGCGGCGCACGTACCAGTTGGAGAGAAAATCCACGAAGCGTTCGATGGCGCGCCCGGCATCGGTGATATTGTAGCCGTCCAGGTCGGCGGTAACCTCTTTCACCAGTTGGTTGAGTTCGGAAAGTATCCAGCGGTCCAGCTCGGAGGGTTCCGGCCTGCTGGTATCCACAGCCGGGTTATATTTATCGATATTGGCATAGGTGACGAAGAAAGAATATACGTTCCACAGGATAAGCATGAACTGGCGCGTCACCTCAGAGACAAGCTGCTCCGAAAAACGCCGGGCATTGCCGGGAGGGGCCGCCGTGAATAGGTACCAGCGCAGGGCGTCTGCGCCGTATTTTTGCAACACTGGTAGCGGCTCCACCATATTGCCGCGTGATTTGCTCATCTTCTCGCCCTGGGCGTCCAGGATATGACCCAGGCAGATGACATTCTTATAGCAGGGCTTGTCGAAAAGCAAAGTAGAGATGGCGTGCAAGCTATAAAACCAGCCGCGCGTCTGGTCCACACCCTCGCAGATGTAGTCCGCCGGGAAACGCCCGTCCTCGAAGATGCCTCGGCTTTCCGGCTCGAAGGGGTAGTGCCACTGGGCTACCGGCATGGCGCCGGAATCAAACCAGCAGTCTATAACTTCACTGGCCCGTTTCATCCTGCCATCGCATTTCTGGCAGTTGTATACGGCCTCGTCAACGTATGGGCGGTGGAGGTCCATAGGTTCCTTGAGGCCGCTGAAACCGGGCTTGGTTTTGAGTTCTGCCACGCTGCCGACGCACTCCTGCGCCCTACATTTTTCGCACTGCCACACTGGTAAAGGCGTGCCCCAGTAGCGCTCGCGGGAAAAGGCCCAGTCTACATTGTTGGCTAACCAGTCGCCGAAACGCCCCTCTTTAATATGCTCGGGGTACCAGTTAATCTGTTCGTTGCCCGCCAGTAGCCTGTCTTTCAGCATAGCCGTTTTTATATACCACGACTGCTTGGCGTAATAAAGGAGCGGCGTGTTGCAGCGCCAGCAGAACGGATAGGTATGGTGAATGGTCTCGGCCTTGAGGAGCAACCCTCTGGATTTCAGGTCGGAGATG
It includes:
- a CDS encoding TrpB-like pyridoxal phosphate-dependent enzyme, with product MDSIKFILSEKDMPTRWYNIQADLPEPLPPYLHPGTKQPLGPSDLAPLFPMELIKQEVSQERYIDIPEEVQKIYRQYRPTPLYRARRLEKALDTPAHIYYKFEDVSPAGSHKPNTAIPQAYYNKQEGIKRLTTETGAGQWGSSLAFACSLFGLELKVYMVKVSYNQKPYRRMMMETWGAKCVPSPSNDTNSGRAALAADPNNPGSLGLAISEAVEDAGPREDTHYSLGSVLNHVLMHQTVIGQECQKQMEMAGEYPDVVIACVGGGSNFGGIALPFVHDKLAKGKKTRIVAVEPSSCPSLTKGLYAYDFGDVAGLAPIAKMFTLGSHFMPPPVHAGGLRYHGMAPIVSHLHKLGIIEARAVNQLATFEAGITFARSEGFISAPETNHAIRAAIDEAIKCRESGEKKVILFNHSGHGHFDMSAYDAYLSGKLTDYEYPAEKVKEALACLPSV
- a CDS encoding isoleucine--tRNA ligase — its product is MFKVVGSKANFSQMEEATLGFWREKNIFRRSVENRRAGQRFTMYEGPPTANGKPGIHHVISRVFKDIIPRYKSMQGYYTPRIAGWDTHGLPVELEVEKQLGFSNKTDIERYGIDKFNAKCRESVFRYLKEWDSLTERIGFWVDLEHPYITMDNSYIESGWWILKQMWDKGLVYQGYRVTPHCPRCGTSLSSHEVAQGYKDDTPDPSVYIKFKVTEESAVGKLVSGGASPHLPLFLLAWTTTPWTLPGNTALAVCADADYAVVELENENIIMACARLAAAGLGHARVAAVVKGQDLVGLRYTPLYNPHDYGVERRRFQTGGTQSSPVIKAEAPDPNLSYRVIATSFVTMEDGTGIVHVAPAFGEADFEAGRVEGLDFVQQVDLQGKITGSYPFAGRFVKSADKEIISDLKSRGLLLKAETIHHTYPFCWRCNTPLLYYAKQSWYIKTAMLKDRLLAGNEQINWYPEHIKEGRFGDWLANNVDWAFSRERYWGTPLPVWQCEKCRAQECVGSVAELKTKPGFSGLKEPMDLHRPYVDEAVYNCQKCDGRMKRASEVIDCWFDSGAMPVAQWHYPFEPESRGIFEDGRFPADYICEGVDQTRGWFYSLHAISTLLFDKPCYKNVICLGHILDAQGEKMSKSRGNMVEPLPVLQKYGADALRWYLFTAAPPGNARRFSEQLVSEVTRQFMLILWNVYSFFVTYANIDKYNPAVDTSRPEPSELDRWILSELNQLVKEVTADLDGYNITDAGRAIERFVDFLSNWYVRRSRRRFWKSESDTDKLAAYQTLYKCLVTLSKLLAPFMPFLAEEMYQNLVVTVYPDAPDSVHLADFPKADESLIDENLSADIRLAMKVSSLGRAARAQTAIKVRQPLNAAVVRVRSASEKKGLKRSDDQILEELNVKSLVFSDEIGVNETATTLSAFCEEGELGVAVDTNITPELAKEGLTREIVHRLQTMRKTAGFEIADYIVTYYQSDDYVRDVMQAYAAYIKRETLSREIRFEVPPQGVRTEEHKLGGHTITLGVIKQP